In Meleagris gallopavo isolate NT-WF06-2002-E0010 breed Aviagen turkey brand Nicholas breeding stock chromosome 5, Turkey_5.1, whole genome shotgun sequence, a single window of DNA contains:
- the FADS1 gene encoding acyl-CoA (8-3)-desaturase: MSPLLIGELAPDQPSFEPSKNKKLVEDFRELRATVEKMGLLKPNRTFFLLHLCHILVLDVAAWLTIWYFGSSTMPFLFSALLLGTVQAQAGWLQHDFGHLSVFSKSKWNHWVHKFVIGHLKGAPASWWNHLHFQHHAKPNCFRKDPDVNMHPLFFALGKKLSVELGEQKKKFMPYNHQHKYFFIIGPPALVPLYFQWYIFYFVVQRKKWVDLAWMLTFYIRFFLTYLPLLGVKGILGLHLLVRFIESNWFVWITQMNHIPMHIDYDKNVDWFSTQLQATCNVRQSFFNDWFSGHLNFQIEHHLFPTMPRHNYWKVAPLVKSLCAKHGIEYHCKPLLTAFADIVYSLKDSGELWLDAYLHK, encoded by the exons ATGAGCCCACTCTTGATTGGGGAACTGGCACCAGATCAACCCAGTTTTGAACCCAGCAAGAAT AAAAAGCTGGTAGAAGATTTCCGTGAGCTCCGTGCCACTGTTGAGAAGATGGGGCTTCTCAAACCCAACCGCACCTTTTTCCTCCTGCATCTCTGTCACATCTTGGTGCTGGATGTTGCAGCGTGGCTCACCATCTGGTACTTTGGATCATCCACTAtgcctttcctcttctctgcctTGCTTCTAGGCACTGTCCAG GCCCAGGCTGGCTGGCTCCAACATGATTTTGGACATCTTTCAGTCTTTAGCAAGTCCAAATGGAACCACTGGGTGCACAAGTTTGTGATCGGCCACCTGAAG GGAGCACCAGCCAGCTGGTGGAACCACCTCCACTTCCAGCACCACGCGAAACCCAACTGCTTCCGAAAGGACCCTGATGTTAACATGCACCCCTTATTttttgctttgggaaaaaaGCTCTCTGTAGAG CTTGGcgaacaaaagaagaaattcatgcCTTACAACCACCAGCACAAGTACTTCTTCATCA TTGGTCCCCCAGCTCTGGTGCCTCTTTACTTCCAGTGGTACATATTCTACTTTGTAGTACAGAGGAAAAAGTGGGTG GACCTGGCCTGGATGCTGACCTTCTACATCCGATTCTTTCTCACCTACTTGCCCTTACTGGGCGTGAAGGGTATCCTGGGGCTTCATCTGTTAGTCAG GTTCATAGAGAGTAACTGGTTTGTCTGGATTACACAAATGAATCACATCCCAATGCATATTGATTATGATAAGAATGTGGACTGGTTCTCTACCCAG ctccaGGCAACCTGTAATGTTCGTCAGTCCTTTTTCAATGACTGGTTCAGTGGACATCTGAACTTCCAAATTGAGCACCA CCTTTTTCCTACCATGCCTCGACACAATTACTGGAAGGTGGCCCCTTTGGTGAAGTCCTTGTGTGCCAAACATGGTATTGAGTACCACTGCAAGCCATTACTCACCGCCTTTGCAGATATAGTATA CTCTTTGAAAGATTCAGGGGAACTCTGGCTAGACGCTTATCTACATAAATAA